The uncultured Hyphomonas sp. genome includes a window with the following:
- a CDS encoding TetR family transcriptional regulator: MAIREDFRRARSEPEKEARRSEILDAAEALLLESGNERFAISALADSVGVSKSTVFLYFVNKEELLLALYERAFIRAFTQLGERLEPGMSGRACCEAFIDSLVGQPSMLILRSHLARTIERNVPLETVVSTKKRILDCANGASEKMDKVLDLESGRGKLMLMTLVNLAAGAVQVDSLPYVDEKAVPQEIAELMQMGSIRNIFLNGAELVFCGATGRPFD; this comes from the coding sequence ATGGCTATCCGCGAAGACTTCCGACGTGCGCGGTCGGAGCCTGAGAAAGAAGCGCGTCGTAGCGAAATTCTCGATGCAGCAGAAGCGCTCCTGCTGGAATCGGGCAATGAACGATTCGCCATTTCGGCGCTTGCCGACAGTGTTGGCGTTTCGAAGAGCACGGTCTTCCTGTATTTCGTCAATAAGGAAGAACTGCTTCTGGCCCTCTATGAGCGCGCCTTCATTCGTGCCTTCACACAGCTTGGCGAACGGCTCGAGCCGGGCATGTCTGGCAGGGCATGCTGCGAGGCATTCATCGACAGTCTGGTCGGTCAGCCCTCAATGCTGATCCTGCGGTCCCACCTTGCACGGACGATTGAACGGAATGTGCCGCTGGAAACGGTCGTTTCCACCAAGAAGCGGATTCTGGATTGCGCAAACGGCGCATCGGAGAAAATGGATAAGGTGCTGGACCTCGAAAGTGGCCGCGGCAAGCTCATGCTGATGACGCTGGTGAACCTGGCGGCGGGGGCGGTGCAGGTGGATTCCCTGCCATATGTCGACGAGAAGGCCGTTCCGCAGGAAATTGCCGAGCTCATGCAGATGGGGTCCATCCGCAACATTTTCCTCAACGGTGCGGAGCTGGTTTTCTGCGGCGCCACCGGCCGGCCGTTTGACTGA
- a CDS encoding acyl-CoA dehydrogenase family protein, translating to MDGSFYLEELSTHTREDGREWDKFCAGVDEFLDKELSEDLRAAGRRTTGLKSDAEACRAWREKLNARGWYAPTWPVEYGGAGWNTEQRIYFENASAARDAPILMNSGVRTIGPLIIEAGTPEQKTYYLPAILNGEHEWCQGFSEPQAGSDLSALSLKAERDGDDFILTGSKVWTSFAQYATHMFLLARCDPGTHGGKGLVFLLVEMDRPGIDVRPIRFIDGEYETNEVFFNGVRTPAADRIGEIGEGWKTAKQLMAIARGNNTTTGLLRRAMRAARRCAAETGPLTPSLQMRFAELDMRIETLEALDMRTKNGLVTLDGGPASSQTKLLATELHQAITEAALEAAPFSDFAQAKYLATRAATIYSGTSEVHRNILARAIGCP from the coding sequence ATGGATGGCAGTTTTTACCTCGAAGAATTGTCAACTCATACTCGTGAGGATGGGCGTGAGTGGGATAAATTCTGCGCCGGAGTGGACGAATTTCTCGACAAGGAACTGTCTGAAGACCTGCGCGCCGCTGGCCGCCGGACGACCGGGCTGAAATCGGATGCCGAAGCCTGCCGGGCCTGGCGGGAAAAGCTGAACGCGCGCGGCTGGTATGCCCCGACCTGGCCGGTGGAATATGGCGGCGCCGGCTGGAACACCGAACAGCGCATCTATTTCGAAAACGCCTCGGCGGCGCGCGATGCACCGATCCTGATGAATTCGGGGGTCCGCACCATTGGCCCACTGATCATTGAAGCCGGAACGCCTGAACAGAAAACCTACTACCTGCCTGCCATCCTGAATGGCGAGCACGAATGGTGCCAGGGCTTCTCCGAACCGCAGGCGGGGTCTGACCTGTCCGCTCTCTCCCTGAAAGCAGAGCGTGACGGGGACGACTTCATCCTCACCGGCAGCAAGGTGTGGACCAGCTTCGCTCAGTATGCGACTCACATGTTCCTGCTGGCCCGGTGTGATCCGGGGACGCATGGCGGCAAAGGCCTTGTCTTCCTGCTGGTCGAGATGGACCGGCCGGGCATCGACGTACGCCCGATCCGCTTTATCGATGGCGAGTACGAGACCAATGAAGTCTTCTTCAATGGCGTGCGTACCCCGGCAGCGGACCGGATCGGCGAGATCGGCGAAGGCTGGAAAACCGCCAAGCAGCTGATGGCGATTGCCCGCGGCAACAACACCACAACCGGCCTGCTGCGCCGGGCCATGCGGGCTGCACGCCGCTGCGCGGCAGAGACCGGGCCGCTGACACCCTCGCTGCAGATGCGGTTTGCCGAGCTCGACATGCGGATCGAAACGCTTGAGGCGCTGGACATGCGCACCAAGAATGGCCTCGTGACGCTGGACGGCGGGCCCGCTTCGTCACAGACGAAACTGCTGGCAACCGAACTGCACCAGGCGATCACGGAAGCCGCGCTGGAAGCCGCCCCGTTCAGCGATTTTGCCCAGGCCAAATACCTCGCGACCCGGGCCGCGACGATCTATTCCGGCACCAGCGAAGTGCACCGGAACATTCTCGCCAGGGCTATTGGCTGTCCATGA
- a CDS encoding helix-turn-helix transcriptional regulator yields MDALPSTNWARMVTGLRQDLGLSQRVLAERLSVDQTTISRWERGKDLPGVRHRRQMRDMMRQTTTSRLDALTKLRVQMSSWPATLLRQGAVFVEISRAAAEEVSADGLGPGTSLYGRFGDEADEQMHAWERSGIFSGDLAMTVSLNRIQSPGGPVYFRGMDTPHISASGEIWCLCELRRLSEAEYLTELRQMGGPLLSIPYDALG; encoded by the coding sequence ATGGACGCGCTCCCTTCCACAAACTGGGCCAGAATGGTGACCGGCCTGCGCCAGGACCTTGGCCTGTCCCAGCGCGTTCTGGCCGAGCGCCTTTCGGTGGACCAGACAACCATTTCCCGCTGGGAACGCGGAAAAGACCTGCCCGGCGTCCGCCACCGGCGCCAGATGCGGGACATGATGCGCCAGACCACGACCAGCCGGCTGGACGCGCTGACGAAACTCCGTGTTCAGATGTCTTCCTGGCCTGCCACACTGCTGCGGCAGGGCGCCGTATTCGTGGAGATCAGCCGGGCCGCCGCCGAAGAAGTCTCAGCCGACGGCCTCGGCCCGGGCACCAGCCTCTATGGCCGGTTCGGCGATGAGGCGGACGAACAGATGCACGCCTGGGAACGCTCCGGCATCTTTTCCGGCGATCTTGCAATGACCGTGTCGCTGAACCGTATCCAGTCGCCCGGCGGGCCGGTCTATTTCCGCGGCATGGACACGCCGCATATTTCCGCATCCGGCGAAATCTGGTGCCTGTGCGAATTGCGGCGCCTGAGCGAGGCGGAATATCTGACCGAGCTGCGCCAGATGGGCGGCCCGCTCCTCTCCATTCCCTATGACGCGCTGGGCTGA
- a CDS encoding STAS/SEC14 domain-containing protein encodes MFKHIPSAPPGIVAFEAEGEITDSDYKTILIPAVETAKEALGKVRVLLRFGPAFKGYSAHAMLDDTMLGLAHWKDFERLAVVTDVDWIAHGVRLFGPLIPAKTRIFPAGDTEAALDWVSA; translated from the coding sequence ATGTTCAAGCACATCCCTTCCGCCCCGCCCGGGATTGTCGCCTTCGAAGCCGAGGGTGAGATCACCGATTCCGATTACAAGACGATCCTGATCCCGGCGGTGGAGACCGCGAAGGAGGCGCTCGGCAAGGTGCGCGTCCTGCTCCGCTTCGGCCCGGCCTTCAAAGGCTACAGCGCCCACGCCATGCTGGACGACACGATGCTGGGCCTTGCCCACTGGAAGGATTTCGAACGCCTTGCCGTCGTCACCGACGTCGACTGGATCGCCCATGGCGTCCGCCTCTTCGGCCCGCTCATCCCGGCAAAGACCCGAATCTTTCCCGCCGGAGATACAGAGGCCGCCCTTGACTGGGTGAGCGCGTAA
- a CDS encoding TetR/AcrR family transcriptional regulator, giving the protein MNIREDFLRPRTDQENAARRVAILDAAEAVLLESHNQRFSIASVAKRVGVSQSTIFLHFRNREELLTLLYTRVGQNFFATFLSRLHEGMSDEAFCEAFIDTALEFPAFRIMRPMIMRFVEESLNQNYLLEGIKEIYRFRVSAADQVEDLLQLKPGQGRRLMKALVNLMCGAVQADIRKLLATDDGESEEVTGAIQSFDYRASFLSGAELIMTGVRNI; this is encoded by the coding sequence ATGAATATCAGAGAAGATTTTCTGCGGCCCCGGACTGATCAGGAGAATGCTGCCCGCCGGGTGGCAATCCTCGACGCGGCAGAAGCCGTGCTGCTGGAATCGCACAATCAAAGGTTTTCCATCGCCAGTGTGGCAAAACGGGTCGGCGTCTCTCAGAGCACAATCTTTCTCCATTTCCGCAACCGGGAAGAATTGCTGACCTTGCTTTATACGCGGGTCGGGCAAAATTTCTTCGCAACCTTCCTGAGCCGCCTCCATGAGGGCATGTCGGACGAAGCCTTTTGCGAGGCCTTTATAGACACCGCGCTGGAATTCCCGGCCTTTCGTATCATGCGCCCGATGATCATGCGCTTCGTGGAGGAAAGCCTCAATCAGAACTATCTTCTCGAGGGCATCAAAGAGATCTATCGGTTCCGGGTATCCGCCGCCGACCAGGTTGAAGACCTGCTTCAGCTGAAGCCCGGACAGGGGCGCCGCTTGATGAAGGCACTCGTCAATCTGATGTGCGGCGCGGTACAGGCGGACATAAGGAAGCTGCTCGCCACGGACGATGGTGAGTCCGAAGAGGTAACCGGGGCCATCCAGTCCTTCGACTACCGCGCGTCATTCCTCAGCGGGGCTGAGCTGATCATGACAGGTGTTCGCAATATTTAA
- a CDS encoding YraN family protein, which yields MAEQKRQAAEKRGRKGEWLAAFYLQAKGYRILGQRVRTPMGEVDLIAKRGRLVAFVEVKYRAEVQIAAGAVTPASWQRIARAAEFWMARHPTLSDCGWRYDLIALAPRKLPQHIQDAWRPGLA from the coding sequence ATGGCTGAACAGAAACGGCAGGCAGCGGAAAAGCGTGGCCGCAAGGGCGAGTGGCTCGCCGCGTTTTACCTGCAGGCCAAGGGCTATCGCATCCTGGGCCAGCGGGTGCGCACGCCCATGGGCGAGGTGGACCTGATTGCGAAACGCGGCAGGCTCGTCGCGTTCGTAGAGGTGAAATACCGGGCCGAGGTTCAAATTGCCGCAGGCGCGGTCACGCCCGCCAGCTGGCAGCGGATCGCACGGGCGGCAGAGTTCTGGATGGCCCGCCACCCCACCCTTTCAGATTGTGGCTGGCGCTATGACCTGATCGCGCTTGCGCCCCGGAAACTGCCGCAACATATACAGGATGCATGGCGGCCGGGCCTGGCCTGA
- a CDS encoding penicillin-binding protein activator, whose translation MTLLQPLLRTIKAPSFLLIGFLFATACASAPARPPVQIGTGTPRVEPITGPVDQPEEGVDVTDLGEPEDLTQVRGDGGLTPAFMEGREIKRAAVLLPFSHPNAQVRAEAESMLAGIELALFQYAGDDFLIIPKDTAGKTSVTEARMDEAVQEKANVVLGPLFGANVKAITERAQDKNIPVIAFSNDRSAAGGGAYLASISPEEEVRRMVQYAAGQGIYSFVFLGPQSAYGRQIETALRTEAFNVGGTVLTSAFYMPETGPTEAARSVSGILKSEIATRPGNKVAVMIPERGVKLLSIAPLLPYNGVDMTHVTLMGTSLWSDESVWREPTLDGAVYPAPDPENLTTFREAYRRIYGKSPTDLAAVAYDAAAVAVSLAGEDNLKYNGVTNPDGFFGVNGLFRFRLDGTSQRGLAVMQIRPTGAELIEKGASQFGPGPS comes from the coding sequence ATGACATTGCTGCAACCATTGCTCAGGACGATTAAAGCGCCAAGCTTTCTTCTCATAGGTTTCCTGTTCGCCACCGCCTGTGCCAGCGCACCGGCCCGTCCGCCAGTCCAGATCGGCACCGGCACCCCGCGGGTTGAACCCATCACCGGCCCGGTCGACCAGCCGGAAGAGGGCGTCGATGTCACGGATCTGGGCGAGCCGGAAGACCTGACCCAGGTGCGCGGCGATGGCGGCCTGACACCGGCCTTCATGGAAGGGCGCGAGATCAAGCGCGCCGCCGTGCTGCTGCCTTTCTCGCACCCGAACGCGCAGGTCCGTGCCGAGGCCGAAAGCATGCTGGCCGGGATCGAACTGGCCCTGTTCCAGTATGCCGGGGATGACTTCCTGATCATCCCGAAAGACACCGCCGGCAAGACATCCGTCACCGAAGCCCGCATGGATGAGGCGGTGCAGGAGAAGGCCAATGTCGTGCTCGGCCCGCTATTCGGCGCCAATGTGAAAGCCATCACCGAGCGCGCGCAGGACAAGAATATCCCCGTCATCGCGTTCTCGAACGATCGCAGCGCGGCTGGCGGCGGGGCCTATCTCGCCTCCATCTCGCCAGAGGAAGAAGTCCGCCGGATGGTGCAGTATGCCGCCGGGCAGGGCATTTACAGCTTCGTCTTCCTCGGTCCGCAATCGGCCTATGGCCGCCAGATCGAGACGGCGCTGCGCACGGAAGCCTTCAATGTCGGCGGCACGGTGCTGACCTCGGCCTTCTACATGCCGGAGACCGGCCCGACGGAAGCGGCCCGGTCCGTCTCCGGCATCCTGAAATCCGAAATCGCGACGCGTCCGGGCAACAAGGTGGCCGTGATGATCCCGGAGCGCGGCGTGAAGCTGCTCTCCATCGCGCCGCTGCTGCCCTATAATGGCGTGGACATGACCCATGTCACCCTGATGGGCACCAGCCTGTGGAGCGATGAATCCGTCTGGCGCGAACCGACACTGGACGGCGCCGTCTATCCCGCGCCCGATCCGGAAAACCTCACAACGTTCCGCGAAGCCTATCGCCGCATCTATGGCAAGTCGCCGACAGACTTGGCCGCCGTGGCCTATGACGCGGCCGCCGTCGCCGTGAGCCTCGCAGGCGAAGACAACCTCAAATACAATGGCGTGACCAATCCCGACGGCTTCTTCGGGGTTAACGGCCTGTTCCGCTTCCGCCTCGACGGCACCAGCCAGCGCGGCCTTGCCGTGATGCAGATCCGCCCCACCGGTGCGGAGTTGATCGAGAAGGGCGCCAGCCAGTTCGGCCCGGGGCCCAGCTGA
- a CDS encoding diguanylate cyclase yields the protein MDAAVAMRKEAAPNPAPGPNLKQVFQNAQRAFDLIKKHRTPPDPKTYAVWYAYVEAADPRVIERVDRAVTENGTLTPFDINSIFRELLTEESSVVSARHSIGMAIEKEIDGVMKIIQQGVQNSDEFGASLDKAHSALPGAASAEHLASLVSTLMEDNQRMARTARELNQGLTDSQNQITKLNQELEEVQTQSRRDPLTSVANRRAFDERLEREIRAATETGESLCLAMADIDHFKGVNDTYGHQIGDAVLQQFASVVTQNIKGQDMVARYGGEEFAIILPETDLFSAYNLLVKIKYTFKNTETPVEGTLKSIKDVTASFGLARFEPGMTPRDMIERADHYLYEAKNSGRDRVKAKGF from the coding sequence ATGGACGCTGCTGTTGCGATGCGAAAAGAGGCTGCGCCAAACCCCGCGCCGGGCCCTAATCTGAAGCAGGTATTCCAGAATGCGCAGCGCGCGTTCGACCTGATCAAGAAGCACCGCACCCCGCCGGACCCCAAGACCTATGCCGTCTGGTATGCCTATGTGGAGGCCGCTGACCCGCGCGTGATCGAACGGGTCGACCGCGCAGTTACTGAAAATGGCACCCTGACGCCGTTCGACATCAATTCGATTTTCCGCGAGCTTCTGACGGAGGAATCTTCCGTTGTTTCCGCACGTCACTCGATCGGCATGGCCATCGAAAAGGAAATCGATGGTGTCATGAAGATCATTCAGCAGGGTGTTCAGAACAGCGACGAATTCGGCGCGTCGCTGGACAAGGCCCATAGCGCCCTGCCGGGCGCCGCATCGGCGGAGCATCTGGCCTCTCTGGTGTCGACCCTGATGGAAGACAATCAGCGCATGGCCAGGACCGCGCGCGAGCTGAACCAGGGCCTGACGGACTCCCAGAACCAGATTACCAAGCTCAACCAGGAGCTGGAAGAAGTACAGACCCAGAGCCGGCGCGACCCGCTGACCTCCGTCGCGAACCGCCGGGCCTTCGACGAACGGCTTGAACGCGAAATCCGCGCGGCCACAGAGACAGGAGAGAGCCTGTGCCTTGCCATGGCCGACATCGACCATTTCAAAGGCGTCAACGATACCTATGGCCACCAGATCGGCGATGCAGTGCTGCAGCAGTTTGCATCGGTGGTGACCCAGAACATCAAGGGCCAGGACATGGTCGCCCGCTATGGCGGGGAGGAGTTCGCGATCATCCTTCCGGAGACGGACCTGTTCTCGGCCTATAACCTGCTGGTGAAGATCAAATACACGTTCAAGAACACAGAAACGCCGGTGGAGGGCACGCTGAAGTCCATCAAGGATGTGACGGCATCGTTCGGCCTCGCCCGCTTCGAACCGGGCATGACGCCGCGAGACATGATCGAGCGAGCCGACCACTATCTCTACGAGGCCAAGAATTCAGGCCGCGACCGGGTCAAAGCCAAGGGTTTCTGA
- a CDS encoding ankyrin repeat domain-containing protein: MKTQKGALIAGLLAITACAHGAAEPEPPPRETGWNIAPFQPHLIRNDAPELCQPFAAAWTDLFDAAGRLDSADLDLSAIPHEAVFAFPETVRSGRAARTQSLYGEQYTARYDLDGDGDEEVLFVVSYDRGWRYLGAGLYLFDTVADFEAMQAQYPERYGEISFTNHWNELAAEVTGGPVAKFGRLHRLQLFLHEGALYTVSDGRGVSRGQQSKRETVRRVWPAEEAETVCELQIRPEPEQFEPFISASPFYQALKAMYAGPEQGGMCYGTMGWTGVPPESILPDLFYRPQAWPEPNGRYGPEEEPQDDVARQLRPLSWGASDPFSWQIYLSLRQDQPEFLRRMEEYYAERFAMPPEEAKTAAFQAWRALVDRIFYARNNDMLLAFLALRPMNRDNPVDFPFGASPNEMLDAIEAALKQPEALNNITPWWHGAIWARQISAAILAGEPVEDIRDLYKAYVDTYLPPADPSNPKRYERDVARLHVNILAAASVRPDVLQILPEFGVPLDRSTNYFGKTALMYAAQLDMPESVRVLLDAGVDVNRSTQSVQEGDRRACGQLQRDHRTALMYAAENASEELISLLLDAGADPAAQDTEGNTASWYLARNTKLADEARTRLETRLAVR; encoded by the coding sequence ATGAAGACGCAAAAAGGCGCACTGATCGCCGGGCTTCTGGCAATCACCGCATGCGCGCATGGCGCCGCCGAGCCGGAACCGCCCCCGCGCGAAACCGGCTGGAACATCGCGCCCTTCCAGCCGCACCTGATCCGCAATGACGCGCCAGAGCTGTGCCAGCCCTTCGCCGCCGCATGGACGGATTTGTTCGACGCTGCGGGGCGGTTGGACTCCGCCGATCTCGACCTGTCCGCCATTCCGCATGAGGCGGTGTTCGCCTTTCCGGAAACGGTTAGAAGCGGGCGGGCGGCGCGCACCCAGTCGCTCTACGGCGAGCAGTATACGGCACGCTATGATCTGGATGGCGACGGGGATGAGGAGGTCCTGTTCGTCGTGTCCTACGATAGGGGATGGCGGTATCTCGGCGCCGGTCTCTATCTGTTTGACACAGTCGCCGATTTTGAGGCCATGCAAGCTCAATATCCGGAGCGCTACGGGGAGATCAGCTTCACCAATCACTGGAACGAACTCGCAGCCGAGGTGACAGGCGGGCCGGTCGCCAAATTCGGCCGGCTCCACCGGCTCCAGCTGTTCCTGCATGAAGGGGCACTCTATACCGTCTCGGACGGTCGGGGCGTTTCGAGGGGCCAGCAGAGTAAACGCGAAACCGTGCGCCGCGTCTGGCCCGCTGAGGAGGCTGAAACGGTTTGCGAACTTCAGATCCGTCCGGAGCCGGAGCAGTTCGAGCCCTTCATTTCCGCTTCGCCTTTTTATCAGGCACTCAAGGCCATGTATGCGGGGCCAGAGCAGGGCGGCATGTGCTATGGCACGATGGGCTGGACCGGTGTTCCGCCGGAATCCATCCTGCCTGACCTGTTCTACCGTCCGCAGGCCTGGCCGGAGCCGAATGGCCGGTACGGACCCGAAGAAGAGCCACAGGACGATGTCGCCCGCCAGTTGCGCCCGCTGAGTTGGGGCGCCAGCGACCCGTTCAGCTGGCAGATCTACCTGTCCCTCCGGCAGGATCAGCCGGAGTTTTTGCGCCGCATGGAGGAATACTATGCCGAGCGGTTTGCCATGCCGCCGGAGGAGGCGAAGACTGCAGCATTTCAGGCCTGGCGCGCGCTGGTGGATCGCATTTTTTATGCCCGGAACAATGACATGTTGCTGGCCTTCCTTGCGCTCCGGCCGATGAACCGGGACAATCCGGTCGACTTCCCCTTTGGTGCCTCGCCGAATGAGATGCTGGACGCGATCGAAGCTGCTCTCAAGCAGCCAGAGGCGCTGAATAACATCACGCCATGGTGGCATGGAGCAATCTGGGCCCGTCAAATCTCTGCGGCCATCCTTGCGGGCGAGCCGGTGGAAGATATCCGGGATCTGTACAAGGCCTATGTCGACACGTATCTGCCGCCCGCTGATCCGTCCAATCCGAAACGGTATGAACGGGACGTTGCACGCCTGCACGTCAATATTCTGGCTGCCGCATCAGTCCGCCCGGACGTGCTGCAGATCCTGCCGGAGTTTGGTGTCCCTCTGGATCGGTCCACGAACTATTTCGGCAAGACGGCGCTGATGTACGCAGCGCAGCTGGACATGCCGGAATCCGTACGGGTGCTTCTGGATGCGGGCGTCGACGTGAACCGGAGCACGCAAAGTGTGCAAGAAGGAGACCGTCGTGCCTGCGGACAATTGCAGCGGGACCACCGAACGGCACTCATGTACGCCGCCGAGAATGCCTCCGAAGAGCTGATCTCACTGCTGCTCGATGCTGGCGCCGATCCGGCCGCACAAGATACCGAAGGCAATACGGCCAGCTGGTATCTCGCCCGCAATACGAAGCTGGCGGATGAGGCCCGGACCCGTCTGGAAACGCGGCTGGCAGTGAGGTGA
- the dnaJ gene encoding molecular chaperone DnaJ, giving the protein MSKRDYYEVLGVSRDVDEKALKSAYRKLAMKYHPDQNPGDKEAEDKFKEVGEAYAVLSDAQKRAAYDQFGHGAFENGMGGGGGNPFGAGVHPEDIFQDLFSQVFGAGGFGGGRRRGGPQRGADLRYDLEITLAEAYAGKDETIHVPQAVDCKTCEGSGAAPGTEPETCDTCGGAGRVRAQQGFFTMERTCPRCGGKGKTIKKPCKDCGGAGQVREERKLNVKIPAGVESGMRIRLAGEGEAGANGGGKGDLYIFVDVVEHDIFERDGPNLYCRAPVPMVTAALGGEIEIPTIDGGRARVVVPEGAQTGRKLRLRGKGMPSVRQSGHTGDLFVEMFVETPRNLTARQKDILREFCDCSGADCHPESEGFLGRIKRFWNGDHEEDRPN; this is encoded by the coding sequence ATGAGCAAGCGCGATTATTACGAGGTTCTTGGCGTCTCACGCGATGTCGATGAGAAGGCGCTGAAATCCGCCTACCGCAAGCTGGCCATGAAATACCACCCGGACCAGAATCCGGGCGACAAGGAAGCCGAAGACAAGTTCAAGGAAGTCGGCGAGGCCTATGCCGTGCTTTCCGATGCGCAGAAGCGCGCTGCCTATGACCAGTTCGGCCATGGCGCCTTCGAGAACGGCATGGGCGGAGGCGGCGGCAATCCGTTCGGCGCCGGCGTTCATCCCGAAGACATTTTCCAGGACCTGTTCAGCCAGGTGTTCGGCGCCGGCGGGTTCGGCGGCGGACGTCGCCGCGGCGGCCCCCAGCGCGGCGCAGATCTGCGCTACGATCTCGAAATCACCCTTGCCGAGGCCTATGCCGGCAAGGACGAAACCATTCACGTGCCCCAGGCCGTCGACTGCAAGACCTGCGAAGGGTCTGGCGCCGCGCCGGGCACAGAGCCGGAAACTTGCGACACCTGCGGCGGCGCAGGCCGCGTGCGCGCCCAACAGGGCTTCTTCACGATGGAACGCACCTGCCCGCGCTGTGGCGGTAAGGGCAAGACCATCAAGAAGCCGTGCAAGGATTGCGGCGGGGCCGGCCAGGTGCGCGAAGAGCGCAAGCTGAACGTGAAGATTCCGGCCGGCGTCGAAAGCGGCATGCGCATCCGCCTCGCTGGCGAAGGCGAAGCCGGGGCCAATGGCGGCGGCAAGGGCGACCTCTACATTTTCGTCGATGTCGTCGAGCATGACATTTTCGAACGCGACGGGCCGAACCTCTACTGCCGCGCGCCGGTGCCGATGGTGACGGCGGCGCTGGGCGGCGAGATCGAGATCCCGACCATCGATGGCGGCCGCGCCCGCGTTGTGGTGCCGGAAGGCGCCCAGACCGGCCGCAAGCTGCGCCTGCGCGGCAAGGGCATGCCGTCGGTCCGCCAGTCCGGCCATACCGGCGACCTGTTCGTCGAGATGTTCGTGGAAACCCCGCGCAATCTGACGGCCCGCCAGAAAGACATCCTGCGCGAATTCTGCGACTGCTCCGGCGCCGACTGCCACCCCGAAAGCGAAGGCTTCCTCGGCCGCATCAAACGCTTCTGGAACGGCGACCACGAAGAAGACCGCCCGAACTGA
- the rsmI gene encoding 16S rRNA (cytidine(1402)-2'-O)-methyltransferase, giving the protein MLQPGLYVVSTPIGNLRDITLRALDVLAAADEVLAEDTRVAGKLLSAYGVKARLSPYHDHNGAERRPELLRKLSEGARIALVSDAGTPLVSDPGWKLAHEALEAGHRVFPIPGASAMLAGLVASGLPSDRFCFAGFLPPKQGARKQSLESLKAVPATLIFYESGPRLADTLADMASVLGAGRQGAVARELTKLFEETRRGTLAELAAHYAEAGGPKGEIVVLAGPPLEEAVTPARLDAALREALAEQPTKAAANAVADALGLPKREVYQRALQIKADG; this is encoded by the coding sequence GTGCTTCAGCCTGGCCTCTATGTCGTCTCCACGCCGATCGGCAACCTGCGGGACATTACGCTCCGCGCGCTGGACGTGCTGGCCGCAGCCGATGAAGTGCTGGCCGAAGACACGCGGGTGGCGGGGAAACTCCTGTCCGCCTATGGGGTTAAGGCCCGCCTCAGCCCTTACCATGACCACAATGGGGCAGAACGGAGACCCGAGCTTTTGCGCAAGCTGAGCGAAGGCGCGCGGATCGCGCTGGTCTCCGATGCCGGTACGCCGCTGGTGTCCGATCCCGGCTGGAAACTGGCGCATGAAGCGCTGGAGGCGGGCCACCGCGTTTTCCCGATCCCCGGTGCCTCGGCCATGCTGGCGGGCCTGGTGGCCAGCGGCCTGCCCAGCGACCGGTTCTGCTTCGCCGGATTTCTGCCGCCGAAACAAGGCGCTCGAAAGCAATCCCTCGAAAGCCTGAAGGCTGTGCCCGCCACATTGATCTTCTATGAGAGCGGCCCGCGCCTCGCCGACACGCTGGCGGACATGGCCAGTGTGCTGGGTGCCGGGCGGCAGGGCGCCGTGGCGCGGGAACTGACCAAGCTGTTCGAGGAAACCCGCCGCGGCACGCTGGCGGAACTTGCCGCGCACTATGCCGAAGCGGGCGGACCAAAGGGCGAGATCGTTGTCCTGGCCGGTCCGCCGCTGGAGGAGGCTGTCACGCCTGCCCGCCTCGACGCGGCCCTGCGCGAAGCCCTCGCCGAGCAGCCGACCAAGGCCGCCGCCAATGCCGTCGCCGACGCGCTCGGCCTGCCAAAGCGGGAAGTTTACCAGCGCGCCCTGCAGATCAAGGCCGATGGCTGA